A section of the Nitrospiria bacterium genome encodes:
- a CDS encoding penicillin-binding protein 2, whose product MTRKSGGPKTRILILSLVLIAGFLIIGIRLFFLQVVHASSLADRAEKQRQKTIMIEGERGTIFDRKGRVLAVNLELPSVFSTPGHVHNPSQTAKKLGRLLGKDPSQLKKRIKGEKSFVWIERKMDPSLAEKVQKLDLNGIGFLMESRRFYPKRTLMSHVLGFAGVDNNGLEGLELRYDEFLKGEKGWVVLERDALGGFVFPKDLVYAQPSRGKDIVLTLDEVIQFISDRELDRAIEETSAKGGVVIAMDPYTGGILSLSVRPQFNPNHVGRHEPSDWRNRAITDLYEPGSTFKIVAAAAALEEGLVSLGEPIDCENGALRVGSGFLHDHEPHGILTFEEVLQKSSNIGIFKVANRLGNQKLYQYVKAFGFGKKTDIDLNGEVAGVVHPPSQWSGRSLASMAMGQEVGVTALQVIGSASVIANGGWLPQPHLVSEIRDEEGNSLLNFSYPLSRRVISEKTARSMTRILKGVVQGDGTGELAAFGGYEVAGKTGTAQKVDPSTGRYSRGKVISSFIGFVPADHPRVIIYVVLDEPKGVHWGGTVAAPVFKRIAEQTLSYMGVMPEGKENFLLVSQK is encoded by the coding sequence ATGACTCGTAAATCCGGTGGGCCAAAAACTCGCATTTTAATCCTTTCATTGGTTTTGATTGCGGGATTTTTGATCATTGGTATCCGGCTGTTTTTTCTCCAAGTGGTTCATGCATCATCCTTGGCCGATCGGGCAGAGAAACAGCGGCAAAAAACCATCATGATTGAAGGCGAGCGGGGAACGATCTTTGATCGAAAAGGCCGCGTTCTGGCCGTCAATCTTGAGCTTCCCTCCGTTTTCAGTACCCCAGGACATGTGCATAACCCCTCTCAAACAGCAAAAAAACTTGGCCGTCTTTTGGGCAAGGACCCATCTCAATTGAAGAAACGTATAAAAGGTGAGAAAAGTTTTGTTTGGATTGAACGGAAAATGGATCCTTCCTTGGCCGAGAAAGTTCAAAAGCTTGATTTAAATGGAATCGGTTTTTTGATGGAGAGTCGGCGGTTTTATCCCAAACGGACTTTGATGTCCCATGTTTTAGGGTTCGCCGGGGTCGATAATAACGGGTTGGAAGGCCTTGAACTTCGATATGATGAATTCTTAAAGGGGGAAAAGGGGTGGGTGGTTTTGGAACGGGATGCGCTGGGAGGTTTCGTTTTTCCAAAGGATCTGGTTTACGCACAACCTTCCAGAGGGAAAGATATCGTTCTGACACTGGACGAGGTGATCCAATTCATCAGTGATCGGGAGTTGGATCGGGCCATCGAGGAAACCTCAGCGAAGGGGGGGGTGGTGATCGCCATGGACCCTTATACCGGAGGGATCCTTTCCTTATCGGTCCGGCCCCAATTCAACCCCAACCATGTTGGGAGACATGAACCGTCCGATTGGAGGAACCGGGCCATCACTGACCTCTATGAACCCGGTTCCACCTTTAAAATTGTTGCCGCGGCCGCCGCCCTCGAAGAGGGTTTGGTTTCTCTGGGGGAGCCCATTGATTGTGAAAATGGAGCCCTTCGTGTGGGGAGTGGTTTTTTGCATGACCACGAGCCCCACGGTATTTTAACCTTTGAAGAGGTTCTTCAAAAATCAAGCAATATCGGAATATTCAAGGTGGCTAACCGGTTGGGAAACCAAAAACTGTATCAATATGTGAAAGCATTTGGTTTTGGAAAAAAAACCGATATCGATTTGAATGGGGAAGTGGCGGGTGTTGTTCATCCGCCTTCCCAGTGGTCCGGCCGCTCATTGGCCTCCATGGCCATGGGCCAGGAAGTGGGGGTGACCGCACTTCAGGTCATTGGATCGGCCTCAGTCATTGCCAACGGGGGTTGGCTGCCTCAACCTCATTTGGTTTCAGAAATTAGAGACGAGGAGGGAAATTCCCTTTTAAATTTTTCTTATCCTTTGTCCCGCCGGGTGATTTCGGAAAAAACAGCCCGTAGCATGACCCGTATTCTGAAAGGGGTGGTTCAGGGGGATGGAACCGGGGAACTGGCCGCTTTCGGAGGTTATGAAGTTGCGGGAAAAACGGGAACGGCCCAAAAGGTGGACCCTTCCACCGGTCGGTATTCGCGAGGGAAGGTCATCAGTTCGTTTATCGGGTTTGTTCCCGCGGATCATCCCAGAGTCATCATTTATGTTGTATTGGATGAGCCCAAAGGGGTTCACTGGGGAGGGACCGTTGCCGCCCCAGTTTTTAAACGTATCGCCGAACAAACTCTCTCTTACATGGGGGTTATGCCCGAGGGAAAAGAAAACTTTCTTTTGGTATCTCAAAAATGA
- the ftsL gene encoding cell division protein FtsL, with protein MKKSSLGKFFVVGVLMVMSLILYVWYQAQVIDLGYQIQHLQKEYKKVRKIHQALLIETEHLSSLDRIERIAISTLGMGYPSDKDVILVKRVPHSDSKEPRDPEVIPKIWVAEGKTPNRAGMFW; from the coding sequence TTGAAAAAGTCTTCTTTAGGAAAATTTTTTGTGGTGGGTGTTTTGATGGTCATGTCGCTCATCCTTTATGTGTGGTACCAAGCCCAAGTCATTGATTTGGGTTACCAAATCCAGCACCTTCAAAAAGAATATAAAAAAGTTCGAAAAATTCATCAAGCTTTATTGATTGAAACCGAGCACTTGAGTTCCCTTGATCGGATCGAACGGATTGCGATTTCAACCCTTGGAATGGGTTACCCGTCTGATAAGGACGTTATCTTGGTCAAACGGGTTCCCCACTCCGACTCGAAAGAACCCCGAGATCCGGAAGTTATTCCCAAAATATGGGTGGCAGAAGGAAAAACGCCTAATCGGGCAGGGATGTTTTGGTAA
- the rsmH gene encoding 16S rRNA (cytosine(1402)-N(4))-methyltransferase RsmH, which translates to MSSALLLEKMGHIPVLKREVIDGLVCLSGGLYVDGTLGEGGHTEAILEATGPGGRVLGIDQDPEAIARVGQRLEGFGERLLLRQGNFIQMKEFLQAEGWDQVDGILLDLGVSSNQLDDPARGFSFKWDGPLDMRMDPNTSVSASDLVNDLSERDLSRLFWRYGEERWARSIARAIVKTRQKGRLDRTLQLAEIVRSAIPPRARRKRIHPATQTFQALRIMVNGELEQLNQVLQEGINRLRVGARFCVISYHSLEDRTVKEIFRRNEQVCQCPPDFPECVCGQVSRLRVITRKPVRPGSSEIHQNPRSRSAKLRVAEKK; encoded by the coding sequence ATGTCCTCTGCGTTATTACTGGAAAAAATGGGCCATATTCCTGTTTTGAAAAGGGAAGTGATAGACGGCTTGGTTTGTCTCTCCGGTGGACTTTATGTGGACGGCACCCTGGGGGAGGGGGGCCATACAGAAGCCATTCTTGAAGCCACCGGACCGGGGGGAAGGGTCCTGGGAATTGATCAGGACCCGGAGGCCATTGCAAGGGTTGGGCAACGGTTAGAGGGTTTTGGAGAAAGACTGTTGCTGAGACAGGGAAATTTTATCCAAATGAAAGAGTTTCTTCAGGCCGAAGGGTGGGATCAGGTCGATGGAATTCTCTTGGATTTAGGGGTATCTTCCAACCAACTGGATGACCCCGCCCGGGGATTCAGTTTTAAATGGGATGGGCCCTTGGACATGCGCATGGATCCCAATACCTCCGTGTCTGCCTCTGATTTGGTTAATGACCTGTCTGAAAGAGATCTTTCCCGACTGTTTTGGCGGTACGGGGAGGAGCGGTGGGCCAGATCCATTGCCCGGGCCATTGTGAAAACACGACAAAAGGGAAGACTGGATCGAACCCTTCAATTGGCCGAAATTGTCCGTAGTGCCATCCCCCCACGGGCCCGCCGCAAGCGAATTCATCCGGCAACCCAAACCTTTCAAGCCCTTAGGATTATGGTTAATGGTGAACTAGAGCAATTAAACCAGGTCCTTCAAGAGGGAATAAACCGGCTGAGAGTCGGGGCGCGCTTTTGTGTGATCTCTTACCACTCATTGGAAGACCGCACGGTAAAGGAGATTTTCCGTCGGAATGAGCAAGTGTGCCAATGTCCGCCTGATTTTCCGGAATGTGTCTGTGGTCAGGTCAGCCGCTTAAGGGTGATCACCCGAAAACCCGTAAGGCCCGGATCCAGTGAAATTCATCAGAACCCTCGGTCCCGGAGTGCGAAACTTCGTGTGGCTGAAAAAAAGTAG
- the mraZ gene encoding division/cell wall cluster transcriptional repressor MraZ, with the protein MFLGRFQHTIDSKGRLSVPVRFREILKEKYEEGLVVTADIDHCLVAFPTEEWRLFVDRTKQAPNMQKEVKEFMRFSYSRADECPLDRQGRILISPGLREHASLRKQVVVIGVDSKFELWNPERWEQKEAAISQNFEKIGTTLAGLGL; encoded by the coding sequence ATGTTTCTCGGGCGGTTTCAACACACGATTGATTCCAAGGGTCGGCTGAGTGTTCCGGTTCGGTTTCGGGAAATTCTGAAGGAAAAGTATGAAGAGGGCCTGGTGGTTACGGCAGATATCGACCATTGCCTGGTGGCCTTTCCCACCGAAGAGTGGCGTTTGTTTGTTGACCGGACGAAACAAGCCCCTAATATGCAAAAAGAAGTTAAGGAATTTATGCGTTTTTCTTATTCCCGAGCAGATGAATGTCCCCTTGATCGACAAGGACGTATTCTAATTTCCCCCGGACTGCGCGAGCATGCTTCACTCCGGAAACAGGTTGTGGTTATCGGTGTGGATAGTAAGTTTGAGTTGTGGAACCCTGAACGCTGGGAACAAAAGGAAGCGGCGATTTCTCAGAATTTTGAGAAGATCGGAACAACCCTGGCCGGGTTGGGTTTGTAA
- a CDS encoding DsrE family protein, whose amino-acid sequence MKIGVLLLTSPEHENTITVQRLCKGFLTQGHSVEIFFMEDGVFNCIQTRSQLRLTPPWEVLTQHGVKISLCTQTFEQRGLKEENLLQGAQLTNQHQLARMVASSDRFLVFG is encoded by the coding sequence ATGAAAATTGGGGTTCTTCTTTTGACCAGTCCGGAGCATGAAAATACAATTACCGTCCAACGACTCTGCAAAGGATTTTTAACCCAGGGCCATTCGGTGGAAATTTTCTTCATGGAAGACGGCGTTTTTAACTGCATCCAAACCCGATCTCAACTTCGGTTAACCCCTCCTTGGGAGGTTCTAACGCAACATGGGGTTAAAATTTCCTTATGCACTCAGACTTTTGAACAACGGGGACTAAAAGAGGAAAACCTTTTACAGGGGGCCCAGCTGACCAATCAACATCAATTGGCCCGGATGGTGGCATCATCGGATCGGTTTCTTGTTTTTGGATAA
- a CDS encoding DsrE family protein, whose translation MKKVVVLIRKGPFERVRASETCRMALGLTLAHNEVTLLYLEKGVKNLFPIKPKILHRPSADESMALFEACGIKQVADQPSLVEWGLNEKIQGVETVDRETTLALIASADVVMPM comes from the coding sequence ATGAAAAAAGTGGTTGTTCTAATACGAAAGGGACCTTTTGAAAGGGTCCGGGCAAGTGAAACATGTCGAATGGCCTTAGGGCTTACCTTGGCCCACAATGAAGTCACACTTCTTTATTTGGAAAAGGGCGTTAAAAATCTCTTTCCGATAAAACCAAAGATCCTCCACCGCCCCTCCGCAGATGAATCCATGGCTTTATTTGAAGCATGCGGTATTAAACAGGTGGCGGATCAACCCTCCCTCGTGGAATGGGGACTGAATGAAAAAATCCAGGGAGTGGAAACAGTAGACCGGGAGACCACTTTGGCATTAATTGCATCCGCCGATGTTGTAATGCCTATGTAA
- a CDS encoding PilZ domain-containing protein gives MKERRKGKRVVITCVAEVTSLSKNVDLEGYVTNISRIGLGMMTRKKLDEGDEVIVKLNFFGMNGVNEVENVRGRVKRVAPLANVFSVGIQFEIANEKEASHLFAYIDAAEKSL, from the coding sequence ATGAAAGAAAGAAGAAAAGGAAAGCGGGTTGTTATTACCTGTGTTGCGGAGGTGACCTCACTTTCTAAAAATGTCGATCTGGAGGGTTATGTAACCAATATCAGTAGGATTGGCCTTGGTATGATGACCCGAAAAAAGTTGGATGAAGGCGATGAGGTCATTGTTAAGCTAAACTTTTTTGGAATGAACGGTGTTAATGAGGTGGAGAATGTAAGGGGTAGGGTAAAACGAGTGGCTCCCTTGGCCAATGTTTTTTCTGTTGGAATTCAATTTGAAATCGCGAATGAAAAAGAAGCATCCCACCTTTTCGCGTACATTGATGCCGCAGAGAAAAGTCTTTAA
- a CDS encoding acetylornithine transaminase: protein MPTEDIIDDSNRYIMNTYRRFPIVLVKGRGTRLFDTTGKEYLDFVSGVAVTNLGHCYPQVTVAFQKQAQRLGHVSNLYYSKPQTHLAKKLVQHSCLDKVFFCNSGAEANEAALKLARRYAQLRNETEKNEIITFEHSFHGRTFATLSATGQEKVKKGFYPIFPGFVHVPLNDIDALAKAVHSKTLAVMLEPIQGEGGINIPNEGYLQKVKQLCEENGLLLIFDEIQTGIGRTGTLFAYEHFNIFPDILTLAKGLGGGLPIGAMLAREEVASAFEPGQHASTFGGNPVVCSSALATLDSILEESFLLENCRRMGEYFIKGLMELQRRCPGIKEIRGKGLLIGMELTFDGQEVVQDCLEEGFLINCTMEKVLRFMPPLIITMEEIDLLLNTLEKILKRRGTV from the coding sequence TTGCCAACGGAAGATATCATTGATGATTCAAACCGCTATATTATGAATACCTACCGGCGGTTTCCCATTGTTTTGGTCAAGGGCCGTGGCACACGCCTTTTTGACACCACGGGAAAAGAATATTTGGATTTTGTAAGTGGTGTGGCCGTCACCAATTTAGGGCACTGTTATCCCCAGGTCACCGTGGCTTTTCAAAAGCAAGCACAACGTTTGGGACATGTTTCAAACCTTTATTACAGCAAACCCCAAACCCACCTGGCTAAAAAACTGGTCCAACATTCTTGCTTAGATAAAGTCTTTTTCTGCAACAGCGGGGCGGAGGCAAACGAAGCCGCACTGAAACTTGCCCGTCGATACGCTCAGCTCCGGAATGAAACCGAAAAAAATGAAATTATTACTTTTGAGCACTCTTTTCATGGGAGGACCTTCGCAACCTTATCCGCAACCGGACAGGAAAAAGTCAAAAAAGGGTTTTACCCCATTTTTCCAGGATTTGTCCATGTACCCCTTAATGATATCGATGCCCTTGCCAAAGCCGTTCATTCAAAAACCCTTGCGGTGATGTTGGAGCCAATCCAAGGTGAGGGGGGAATCAATATCCCCAATGAGGGTTATCTTCAAAAGGTAAAACAGCTTTGTGAGGAAAACGGACTCCTTTTGATCTTTGATGAAATTCAAACGGGGATCGGGCGAACGGGAACCCTGTTTGCCTACGAACATTTCAATATTTTCCCCGATATTCTAACCTTGGCAAAGGGATTAGGGGGTGGCCTTCCCATCGGAGCAATGCTCGCCCGTGAAGAAGTGGCCTCTGCCTTTGAGCCCGGCCAGCATGCCTCCACCTTTGGCGGAAATCCGGTGGTCTGCTCTTCTGCTTTGGCCACTCTGGATTCGATTTTGGAGGAGAGTTTTCTTTTGGAAAACTGCCGACGGATGGGAGAATACTTTATCAAAGGCTTAATGGAACTTCAGCGCCGATGTCCGGGAATTAAAGAAATTCGGGGAAAAGGTCTGCTGATTGGGATGGAATTAACCTTTGATGGGCAGGAGGTGGTACAGGATTGTTTGGAAGAGGGTTTTCTTATTAATTGTACCATGGAAAAAGTGCTTCGGTTTATGCCCCCCCTTATCATTACCATGGAAGAGATCGATCTTCTTCTGAACACCCTGGAGAAAATTTTAAAAAGGCGGGGTACGGTTTGA
- the argF gene encoding ornithine carbamoyltransferase, with product MNTRHLLTVHDLSTEEIQDILNRSQQIKEKADRKKPYLPLAGKTIGLYFEKWSTRTRISFEVGAFQLGGHSLFISTEEIQLNRGETVADTAKVLSRYLDGIVIRTYHQRHLEEWARAASIPVINGLTDLHHPCQAISDLFTILEKRGRLQQLKLAYIGDGNNVAHSLVEGAVLVGMNINLACPKGYEPNEGILERAQQEAKRKNVRIELFKNPKEAVREADILYTDVWTSMGQESEQDERKKVFQDYCINRDLLEATQNKEVLVMHCLPAHRGEEITNEVMEGPFSIILDQAENRLHAQKAILDFFLGGPH from the coding sequence TTGAACACAAGACACCTACTAACAGTACATGACCTTTCCACGGAAGAGATACAAGACATTTTAAACCGGTCACAACAAATCAAGGAAAAGGCAGATCGGAAAAAACCTTATTTACCTCTGGCCGGCAAAACCATTGGGCTTTATTTTGAAAAATGGTCCACTCGGACACGAATCTCCTTCGAGGTTGGTGCATTTCAACTCGGGGGCCACTCCCTCTTTATTTCGACGGAGGAAATTCAGCTGAACCGGGGAGAAACCGTTGCCGACACAGCCAAAGTACTCTCCCGTTACTTGGACGGCATTGTGATACGAACTTACCATCAACGCCATTTGGAAGAATGGGCCCGGGCGGCATCCATCCCGGTCATTAACGGTTTAACGGACCTACATCACCCCTGCCAAGCCATTTCGGATCTTTTTACGATTTTGGAAAAAAGGGGACGGCTTCAACAGTTAAAACTGGCCTATATCGGTGACGGCAATAATGTAGCCCATTCCCTGGTGGAGGGCGCCGTATTGGTGGGTATGAACATCAACCTGGCCTGCCCCAAAGGATATGAACCCAATGAAGGCATTTTGGAACGGGCTCAACAGGAAGCCAAACGAAAAAATGTCCGCATCGAACTATTCAAAAACCCCAAAGAGGCGGTCCGAGAGGCGGACATTCTCTACACGGATGTTTGGACCAGTATGGGCCAGGAATCCGAACAGGACGAGCGCAAAAAAGTGTTCCAGGACTATTGCATTAACCGTGACCTCCTTGAAGCAACACAAAATAAAGAGGTCCTGGTGATGCACTGTCTTCCCGCACACCGCGGGGAGGAAATTACGAATGAAGTCATGGAAGGTCCTTTCTCAATTATCTTGGACCAGGCGGAAAACCGCCTTCATGCTCAAAAAGCCATTCTCGATTTTTTTCTAGGAGGTCCCCACTAA
- a CDS encoding argininosuccinate synthase — protein MERKTSLFQKVILAYSGGLDTSVIIPWLKEKYQCEVIAYCADIGQAEELSSLEERALKTGASQFRLEDLKKEFVVDYIFPMLRAAAIYEGGYLLGTSIARPLIAKKQMELAQQEGADAVAHGATGKGNDQIRFELTYLSMNPHIQIIAPWREWSFQSRQELIQYAKDKQIPITVTPEKPYSIDRNLFHISFEGGVLEDPWNEPPREMFRLTTDPEEAKDTPETLELAFEGGNPKTLNGKAFPPVALLETLNQLAGEHGIGRVDLVENRYIGMKSRGVYETPGGTLLHEARKALESITLDREVLHLRDSLVPRYSELVYYGYWFSPERELLQKTMDDIQKQVTGTVRMKLYKGNCTVLGRKSPRSLYRQQLASFDQGLGFNPRDAEGFIRLNALRLITQWEEKKGRKD, from the coding sequence ATGGAAAGGAAAACGTCCTTATTTCAAAAAGTGATTCTCGCTTATTCGGGTGGGCTGGATACCTCTGTCATCATCCCTTGGTTGAAGGAAAAATATCAATGCGAGGTCATCGCCTACTGTGCGGATATCGGCCAAGCCGAGGAGCTTTCCTCTTTGGAGGAACGGGCCTTAAAGACAGGGGCCAGTCAGTTCCGATTGGAGGATTTAAAAAAAGAATTTGTGGTGGATTATATTTTTCCCATGCTCCGTGCCGCTGCCATTTACGAGGGGGGATACTTGTTGGGGACATCCATTGCCCGGCCCCTTATTGCGAAGAAGCAGATGGAACTGGCCCAACAAGAAGGGGCTGATGCCGTCGCCCATGGGGCCACCGGAAAAGGAAACGATCAGATCCGCTTTGAGTTAACCTATTTATCGATGAACCCCCATATACAGATCATCGCCCCTTGGCGAGAATGGTCCTTTCAATCCCGTCAGGAATTGATCCAATATGCGAAGGACAAGCAGATTCCCATAACGGTAACACCGGAAAAACCCTATAGCATCGACCGCAACCTTTTCCACATCAGCTTTGAGGGAGGCGTTCTTGAGGATCCCTGGAATGAACCTCCCCGGGAAATGTTTCGTCTGACCACCGATCCCGAAGAAGCCAAAGATACTCCCGAAACGCTGGAGTTGGCCTTTGAAGGGGGAAACCCTAAAACCCTGAACGGAAAAGCCTTCCCCCCCGTGGCCTTACTGGAAACACTGAATCAATTGGCGGGAGAACATGGCATCGGTCGTGTAGATCTGGTAGAAAATCGATATATAGGAATGAAATCCCGGGGTGTGTATGAAACACCGGGAGGGACCCTCCTTCACGAAGCCCGAAAGGCCTTGGAATCCATTACCCTGGATCGGGAGGTGCTTCACCTCAGGGATTCTCTGGTCCCCCGTTATTCAGAACTGGTTTATTACGGATATTGGTTTTCACCGGAACGGGAACTGCTGCAAAAAACCATGGATGATATTCAAAAACAGGTCACCGGAACAGTACGAATGAAACTTTACAAGGGAAACTGTACGGTTTTGGGGCGAAAATCTCCGCGGTCTTTGTACCGTCAACAATTGGCCTCTTTTGATCAAGGACTCGGTTTTAATCCCCGGGATGCGGAGGGATTTATTCGGCTCAACGCCCTCCGGCTGATCACCCAATGGGAAGAGAAAAAAGGGCGGAAGGATTGA
- the argH gene encoding argininosuccinate lyase, with protein sequence MKKKAKGKLWGGRFQGNLHPDVESFTASLSFDIRLFSYDIQGSIAHCKMLERVGILTATETRKMVTGLLQIQAKIEKGKQRFRKEDEDIHMAIERLLTEKVGAIGKKLHTGRSRNDQVVLDLRLFLRSEIKTLLEEIGKLQKILVRRAEKEIDALMPGYTHLQRAQPVRFSHHLLAYFEMFDRDRQRLEDSLERVNVMPLGSGALAGTTLPIRREVVAELLHFPKVTANSLDSVSDRDFSLEFLSAMAILMMHLSRFSEELILWSSQEFGFIELPDAFCTGSSMMPQKKNPDVPELIRGKTGRVYGHLVTSLTFMKGLPLSYNRDLQEDKEPIFDTVDTVKAALRLYQQMIEKLKINRDRLAQAAGDEFLLATDLAEYLVLKGVPFRDSHEVIGKLVGFCLKFNRTFSSLTLKEFQGFSKEFKIDVFDRLNPTRSVETKEGIGHPSRKRVLQRIRAIQKQASDLPPPTPRKKKTGRGKR encoded by the coding sequence TTGAAAAAGAAAGCGAAAGGGAAGCTCTGGGGAGGACGTTTCCAGGGCAACCTGCATCCCGATGTGGAATCCTTTACGGCTTCTCTCTCCTTTGATATTCGGCTCTTTTCATACGACATACAAGGAAGTATCGCACACTGCAAAATGTTAGAACGGGTGGGAATTCTCACGGCAACTGAAACAAGGAAAATGGTCACCGGTCTCCTTCAAATCCAGGCAAAAATAGAAAAAGGAAAACAGCGTTTCCGAAAGGAAGATGAAGATATTCACATGGCCATCGAGCGTCTTCTCACCGAAAAAGTGGGAGCCATAGGTAAAAAACTTCACACGGGACGAAGCCGAAACGACCAGGTGGTCTTGGACCTTCGGCTCTTTCTTCGATCCGAAATTAAAACCCTCTTGGAAGAAATCGGGAAACTTCAAAAAATTCTGGTCCGTCGTGCTGAGAAAGAAATCGATGCCCTTATGCCGGGATACACCCACCTCCAACGGGCCCAACCGGTGCGTTTTTCCCATCATCTGTTGGCCTATTTCGAAATGTTTGACCGGGATCGCCAACGGCTGGAGGATAGTTTGGAACGGGTGAATGTGATGCCCTTAGGCTCGGGGGCTTTGGCGGGAACCACTCTTCCCATTCGCCGGGAGGTGGTGGCGGAGCTTCTTCACTTTCCAAAAGTCACCGCCAATAGTCTGGACAGTGTGAGTGATCGGGATTTTTCACTGGAATTTTTAAGTGCCATGGCTATTTTAATGATGCACCTCTCGAGATTTAGTGAAGAACTGATTCTTTGGTCCAGTCAAGAATTTGGTTTTATAGAACTGCCGGATGCCTTTTGCACCGGAAGCAGCATGATGCCTCAAAAGAAAAACCCCGACGTCCCCGAGTTGATTCGGGGAAAAACGGGAAGAGTCTATGGACATTTGGTGACTTCCCTCACCTTCATGAAGGGTCTTCCCCTTTCTTATAACCGGGACCTTCAGGAAGACAAGGAACCCATTTTTGATACGGTGGACACCGTCAAAGCAGCCTTACGGCTCTACCAGCAGATGATTGAGAAACTTAAAATCAACCGGGATCGCCTCGCCCAAGCCGCCGGAGACGAATTCCTATTGGCCACGGATCTGGCGGAATATTTGGTTTTGAAAGGGGTTCCTTTCCGGGACTCTCACGAGGTGATCGGAAAACTGGTTGGGTTCTGCCTAAAGTTTAATCGGACATTTTCTTCTCTGACGCTGAAAGAGTTTCAGGGTTTTTCAAAGGAATTTAAAATTGATGTATTTGATCGGTTGAATCCAACGCGTTCTGTGGAGACAAAGGAGGGAATAGGCCACCCTTCCCGGAAACGGGTTTTGCAACGGATCCGGGCCATTCAAAAACAGGCCTCGGATCTGCCCCCCCCAACTCCAAGAAAAAAAAAGACTGGAAGAGGGAAAAGGTGA